One part of the Quercus lobata isolate SW786 chromosome 7, ValleyOak3.0 Primary Assembly, whole genome shotgun sequence genome encodes these proteins:
- the LOC115953692 gene encoding uncharacterized protein LOC115953692 isoform X2, protein MAESSALCFSPLASIPSISRFSSLSAFTSSHKSSISHSPRPSRPLRLSVKASSDSGNFFADDSFGFFPWSQGDSEIEWVPEERITLFTADGLIQIGGSLVPQRVSSSEKKQGRSRTSQRFQRFQESDYMDPEQGLCLGALFDIAATNGLDMGRRLCIIGFCRSIEMLSDVVEDTVLEHGGEIVTAEKATKGGLHEKLTMTVAVPLLWGVPPASETLHLAVQSGGGIVDKPPGCNLEVT, encoded by the exons ATGGCGGAAAGCTCCGCTCTGTGCTTCTCGCCCTTGGCCTCGATCCCATCGATTTCTCGCTTCTCTTCGCTCTCCGCATTCACTTCCTCTCACAAATCCTCAATTTCTCATTCTCCTCGTCCCTCTCGTCCTCTACGTTTATCTGTCAAAGCTTCTTCAGATTCCGGCAACTTTTTCGCCGACGATTCATTCGGCTTCTTCCCTTGGAGCCAAGGTGATAGCG AAATTGAATGGGTTCCTGAGGAGAGGATAACGTTGTTCACTGCTGATGGGCTTATTCAGATTGGAGGCTCCCTAGTCCCTCAACGTGTCTCTTCTTCGGAG AAGAAGCAAGGGAGATCAAGAACTTCTCAGAGATTTCAACGCTTTCAAGAAAGCGATTACATGGATCCAGAGCAGGGCCTTTGTCTGGGTGCACTCTTTGATATTGCGGCAACAAAT GGACTTGATATGGGCAGAAGACTCTGTATTATTGGGTTTTGCCGTTCCATTGAGATGCTGAGTGATGTTGTGGAGGACACTGTCTTGGAGCATGGTGGGGAG ATTGTTACTGCGGAGAAGGCAACCAAAGGCGGTTTGCATGAGAAGCTAACCATGACGGTTGCAGTGCCATTACTTTGGGGGGTTCCTCCTGCATCTGAAACACTTCACCTTGCAGTTCAGAGTGGTGGAGGGATTGTGGATAAG CCACCTGGATGCAATTTGGAAGTAACATAA
- the LOC115953692 gene encoding uncharacterized protein LOC115953692 isoform X1 gives MAESSALCFSPLASIPSISRFSSLSAFTSSHKSSISHSPRPSRPLRLSVKASSDSGNFFADDSFGFFPWSQGDSEIEWVPEERITLFTADGLIQIGGSLVPQRVSSSEKKQGRSRTSQRFQRFQESDYMDPEQGLCLGALFDIAATNVSSPFAFIEHAPFLTTWFDECGNFLFQGLDMGRRLCIIGFCRSIEMLSDVVEDTVLEHGGEIVTAEKATKGGLHEKLTMTVAVPLLWGVPPASETLHLAVQSGGGIVDKVYWQWDFL, from the exons ATGGCGGAAAGCTCCGCTCTGTGCTTCTCGCCCTTGGCCTCGATCCCATCGATTTCTCGCTTCTCTTCGCTCTCCGCATTCACTTCCTCTCACAAATCCTCAATTTCTCATTCTCCTCGTCCCTCTCGTCCTCTACGTTTATCTGTCAAAGCTTCTTCAGATTCCGGCAACTTTTTCGCCGACGATTCATTCGGCTTCTTCCCTTGGAGCCAAGGTGATAGCG AAATTGAATGGGTTCCTGAGGAGAGGATAACGTTGTTCACTGCTGATGGGCTTATTCAGATTGGAGGCTCCCTAGTCCCTCAACGTGTCTCTTCTTCGGAG AAGAAGCAAGGGAGATCAAGAACTTCTCAGAGATTTCAACGCTTTCAAGAAAGCGATTACATGGATCCAGAGCAGGGCCTTTGTCTGGGTGCACTCTTTGATATTGCGGCAACAAATGTAAGCAGTCCCTTTGCTTTTATTGAACATGCCCCTTTTTTGACCACTTGGTTTGATGAATGTGGGAACTTTCTTTTCCAGGGACTTGATATGGGCAGAAGACTCTGTATTATTGGGTTTTGCCGTTCCATTGAGATGCTGAGTGATGTTGTGGAGGACACTGTCTTGGAGCATGGTGGGGAG ATTGTTACTGCGGAGAAGGCAACCAAAGGCGGTTTGCATGAGAAGCTAACCATGACGGTTGCAGTGCCATTACTTTGGGGGGTTCCTCCTGCATCTGAAACACTTCACCTTGCAGTTCAGAGTGGTGGAGGGATTGTGGATAAGGTTTATTGGCAATGGGATTTTTTGTAG